The genomic region CGTTGACATTTCAGAGGGTGCTGATATTTTGATACCTACACACAAAGGCATGAATGGTGACCTTATAGAAAGGGTATGCAGCAAATATGATGCCGTTATTGATGGTCTCAAAAAGCTTGAAGATGAATGAGATGGGGAATTTGTATTAAATTTTACTCAAAAAGTATTAAAACTTTTACTATTTTATCAGTTCCTTAAAAACCTATATAAACAAGAGGGTATAAGCTTATATACTGAATTGTTGAATATTAGCCCGCTTTAAATATGAGGATTATACTATGTCAGATTACAACATCAAAATTGAAAATGTGGTCGCATCTACCAAGCTTGCTGAGGAGTTCGATCTTACAAAAATAGAAGCTGAATTTGAGGGCGCGGAATATAACAAACAGAAATTCCCCGGTCTTGTCTACCGTGTTTCTGACCCAAAAGCCGCATTTTTGGTCTTCACTTCCGGTAAAGTTGTATGTACCGGTGCAAAGAATGTGGATGATGTTCACACTGTCATAGGCAATATGGCCCAGAAACTTAATGACATTGGCATCAAGACAATCGAGAATCCTGAAATTACAGTTCAGAATATTGTTGCGTCAGCAGACCTTCAGGCAGTCCTGAACCTTAATGCAATTGCAATCGGTCTTGGTCTTGAAAACATTGAATACGAGCCAGAGCAGTTCCCTGGTCTTGTTTACCGCATTGACGATCCTAAGGTCGTTGTACTTATTTTCAGTTCTGGAAAGCTTGTGGTCACCGGCGGCAAATCACCTGAAAATTGTGAGCAGGGTGTTGAGGTCGTAAGACAGCAGCTTGACAGCATGGGTCTGCTTTAAGACCTTTCATTTCTATTTATATAGAGATGTCAAACGAAAATGTTTGTATTTTGTTGCCCACTCTGAATGAAGAGGCTACCATTGGTCAGGTCATCAGGGATTTTCGCTCTGAAGGCTTTGACAATATTCTTGTAATTGATGGTAACAGTAAGGATAAGACTCGTGAAATAGCTGAAGCTGAAGGTGCCAGGGTAGT from Methanolobus tindarius DSM 2278 harbors:
- a CDS encoding TATA-box-binding protein is translated as MSDYNIKIENVVASTKLAEEFDLTKIEAEFEGAEYNKQKFPGLVYRVSDPKAAFLVFTSGKVVCTGAKNVDDVHTVIGNMAQKLNDIGIKTIENPEITVQNIVASADLQAVLNLNAIAIGLGLENIEYEPEQFPGLVYRIDDPKVVVLIFSSGKLVVTGGKSPENCEQGVEVVRQQLDSMGLL